The following are encoded in a window of Roseivirga misakiensis genomic DNA:
- a CDS encoding NADPH-dependent FMN reductase has product MITIVVGTNRKNSVSRAVADYYSTLLSSKGLENQIVDLVALPADFTHTALYENNGSNEDFNSLRTTVQAADKLVFIVPEYNGSFPGVLKAFIDGLKYPEGVRDKKAAIVGVSSGVQGGVFAMSHLTDIFNYLGMHVLALKPKLAGIERNFQDGKITNDLYNQLLNDQIDKFIKF; this is encoded by the coding sequence ATGATCACCATAGTTGTAGGTACAAATCGCAAAAATTCAGTTAGCCGTGCGGTTGCAGATTATTATTCGACTTTACTGTCAAGCAAGGGTTTGGAAAACCAAATTGTTGATTTAGTAGCATTACCTGCTGACTTTACACATACTGCTCTTTATGAGAACAATGGTTCCAATGAAGATTTTAATAGCTTGAGAACAACGGTTCAAGCTGCTGATAAACTTGTCTTTATTGTTCCGGAATACAACGGTTCTTTCCCAGGAGTTTTAAAAGCATTTATTGATGGGTTAAAATACCCCGAAGGTGTTCGAGACAAGAAGGCAGCGATTGTTGGTGTGTCATCTGGCGTTCAAGGTGGTGTTTTCGCCATGTCCCACTTGACAGATATTTTCAATTATTTGGGCATGCACGTGTTGGCACTCAAGCCAAAGTTAGCGGGCATAGAAAGAAACTTCCAAGACGGAAAAATAACCAACGATCTGTATAATCAATTGCTGAACGATCAAATCGATAAGTTCATTAAATTTTAG
- a CDS encoding purine-nucleoside phosphorylase: protein MTYSEKIHQTTDFIKSQFDFTPEFGIILGTGLGALVNDIKIHHELAYEDIPGFPVSTVESHKGRLIFGELSGKKVVAMQGRFHYYEGYDMKAVTFPVRVLKLLGIRKLFVSNAAGGVNLNFKVADLMIIEDHIDLTKENPLTGANLDEFGGRFPDMSEPYERKMIDQGLEVAKTNNIPCHEGVYVGVSGPNLETRAEYRYIGRIGGDAVGMSTIPEVIVARHMDLPVFAISAITDLCDPDNLEKAEISKILEAAFKAEKGMTLIIKELIAKN from the coding sequence ATGACATATTCTGAGAAAATTCACCAAACAACAGACTTTATAAAATCACAATTTGATTTTACCCCAGAATTCGGGATTATTCTGGGTACTGGACTGGGCGCCTTGGTCAACGATATCAAGATTCATCACGAGCTTGCCTACGAGGATATTCCTGGTTTCCCTGTGTCCACTGTCGAGAGTCACAAAGGGAGGTTGATTTTCGGTGAGTTGTCAGGTAAAAAAGTGGTAGCCATGCAAGGCCGCTTTCATTACTACGAAGGGTACGATATGAAAGCCGTCACCTTCCCAGTGCGCGTCTTGAAACTATTGGGTATTCGAAAATTATTCGTTTCTAACGCCGCGGGAGGTGTAAACCTAAACTTCAAAGTAGCCGATTTAATGATCATCGAAGATCATATTGACCTGACTAAAGAAAATCCACTAACAGGAGCAAATCTCGATGAATTTGGCGGTCGTTTTCCAGATATGAGCGAGCCTTATGAAAGAAAAATGATTGACCAAGGACTTGAAGTAGCAAAAACTAATAATATTCCCTGTCACGAAGGAGTGTATGTTGGTGTTAGCGGTCCAAATCTAGAAACAAGAGCAGAATATAGATACATCGGGCGTATTGGAGGCGATGCTGTCGGTATGTCTACCATTCCTGAGGTAATCGTGGCTCGCCACATGGATTTGCCGGTTTTTGCCATTTCCGCGATTACCGATTTATGTGACCCAGATAACTTGGAAAAAGCCGAAATCAGTAAAATTCTTGAGGCGGCATTTAAAGCGGAAAAAGGGATGACTTTAATTATTAAAGAGTTGATAGCTAAAAACTAG
- a CDS encoding SDR family oxidoreductase, whose translation MELSGKLAIVTGVSKGIGLETVKVLLDAGVVVAGWGRTNPEIDHENYHFFGTDVADWENVQGSFQRTKEKLGKASILINNAGFGYQGLIHEMPVDQWKEMFDVNVHGLFYCTKMVVPDMIEMEEGHIVNIASIAGTNGVETMSGYVGTKHAVRGIGQSIFKELRQHGIKVSTIYPGSTNTNFFDSIEFANANENMMRPEDIAMTILQSLQTHPNYHVVDVEVRPLMPKGRPNKK comes from the coding sequence ATGGAGTTAAGTGGTAAGCTGGCAATCGTAACAGGAGTAAGTAAAGGGATTGGTTTAGAAACCGTAAAAGTTTTATTAGACGCTGGTGTCGTAGTGGCAGGGTGGGGTAGGACTAACCCTGAAATAGACCATGAAAATTACCATTTTTTCGGTACCGATGTCGCCGATTGGGAGAATGTTCAAGGCTCCTTCCAAAGAACAAAGGAGAAGCTAGGTAAAGCCTCCATACTCATCAATAACGCTGGTTTTGGATACCAAGGATTGATCCATGAAATGCCTGTTGACCAGTGGAAAGAAATGTTCGATGTAAATGTTCACGGGCTGTTCTATTGTACTAAAATGGTAGTGCCAGATATGATCGAAATGGAAGAGGGCCACATCGTCAACATTGCTTCCATTGCGGGTACAAATGGTGTGGAAACCATGTCTGGTTATGTGGGGACAAAACATGCGGTGAGAGGTATTGGCCAGTCAATTTTCAAAGAACTGAGACAGCATGGCATTAAAGTGTCTACTATTTACCCAGGTTCCACGAATACCAATTTCTTCGATAGTATAGAATTTGCCAATGCCAATGAGAACATGATGCGGCCCGAAGACATTGCAATGACTATATTGCAAAGCCTTCAGACGCATCCAAACTATCATGTGGTAGATGTAGAAGTGAGGCCGCTAATGCCAAAAGGCAGACCCAATAAAAAATAA
- the gldA gene encoding gliding motility-associated ABC transporter ATP-binding subunit GldA, with protein sequence MSIKVSQLTKVYGNQKAVNEISFEVNRGDILGFLGPNGAGKSTTMKIATGFLPPSEGVIEIEGLDVTKEPIDARKCIGYLPEHNPLYLDMYVHEYLSFIGELHGLRGSRLKERVKEMIVLCGLVVEQNKRISALSKGYRQRVGLAQALIHDPSVLILDEPTTGLDPNQLVEIRHLIKEISQNKTVILSTHIMQEVKALCTRVIIINKGEIVADDTVENLTGGQYVLRIEFQGAISTEALESFGAVRSLGDGLYEINHDGKQELRPQLFELAKANDWVILSMQQQEKDLEQVFRNLTQET encoded by the coding sequence ATGTCAATCAAAGTCAGTCAACTCACCAAAGTTTACGGAAATCAAAAAGCTGTCAATGAGATTTCTTTTGAAGTAAACAGAGGTGATATTTTGGGATTCTTAGGTCCAAATGGTGCTGGTAAATCCACTACTATGAAAATAGCGACTGGCTTTTTACCCCCTTCCGAAGGTGTTATAGAAATTGAAGGCCTAGATGTAACCAAAGAGCCGATCGACGCAAGGAAATGTATAGGCTATTTGCCTGAGCACAATCCACTTTATCTAGATATGTATGTGCACGAATACTTGTCTTTCATCGGAGAGCTTCATGGTTTGCGAGGTAGTCGGCTGAAAGAGCGTGTAAAAGAAATGATTGTGCTTTGCGGGTTGGTGGTGGAGCAAAATAAAAGAATATCTGCCTTGAGTAAAGGTTATCGGCAACGGGTAGGGCTTGCACAAGCTTTAATTCACGATCCAAGTGTGCTGATTTTGGACGAACCAACCACGGGTTTAGACCCTAATCAACTCGTTGAAATTCGGCATCTCATCAAAGAGATCAGTCAGAATAAAACCGTTATTCTGTCCACACATATCATGCAAGAGGTGAAGGCACTTTGTACGCGAGTGATAATTATCAATAAAGGAGAGATTGTAGCGGACGATACTGTTGAAAACTTGACGGGAGGACAGTATGTCTTAAGGATAGAATTTCAGGGTGCGATTTCAACAGAGGCACTTGAATCATTTGGTGCTGTTCGATCCCTGGGTGATGGATTATACGAGATCAACCACGATGGAAAGCAAGAGCTAAGACCGCAACTCTTTGAGCTGGCTAAAGCCAATGATTGGGTGATTTTAAGCATGCAGCAGCAGGAGAAAGATTTGGAACAAGTATTCAGAAACTTAACCCAAGAAACTTGA
- the gldG gene encoding gliding motility-associated ABC transporter substrate-binding protein GldG produces the protein MGDFKHAAAGERFGTSIQKLNPRNLMWAIYKKEVRQFLDSLIAYVVIGVFLTSIGLLTWVFPDSSVLVYGYADLETLFILGPFVFMFLIPAITMRMLAEENKTGTIELLLTRPLSDFQIIMGKFLAAFTLVAFAILPTLVYCYSISALGNPVGNLDVPGIAGSYVGLILLGGVFAAIGILSSSLSENQIIAFIIAVFTCFFLYSGISSMAGLFSGELTLYIEELSLTHHYEAMSRGLIDTRNVAYFISTAVLALLLAHLKLASRFLSFKPKRVKIWRQFAISLVVVLVLNIVSANAYLRLDLTADKRFTLKPATTEMLNALDKPLTMEILLAGDLPPKYQRLNKALVQTLKEFNEKAGSNINFFQTDPSEAANEQERRENYDYLMERLRLSPTQAIYNENGNQVRRYVFPYVIMNYDGQSAAVEIAGSGKVGLTPDEVLNQAAENLEFNLAVGIQRLSKYDRKKVGLITGYGELDSLDIIGFGAEMVQYFDLEPIDIRSVESIQGFDAIVVSKPMEKYQTDDKFKLDQFIMNGGKAIFLIDGLSAEMNRAEGAGTIAFPIDHGLDDLLFKYGVRINKNYVQDIQNFGRFPVFIDDQDNLINLPWPFYASINEFAEHPVTKNLDAVYARTFGTIDTVKAVGIRKTPFMFTSEATRVIAAGGRVAFEDYANPPDPSLFQHGKEAVAYLLEGKFSSVFRNRVLSNDKKDDFKEESLETKIIVASDGDLIRNERDLKTGAPMELGINPFADRGEKVMYANKDFLFNALTYLTDENGLITARAKEVTLRPLNRLKVQEERAYWQVLNLVGPLLIIILFGVTRGILRKRKYGAFSTSER, from the coding sequence TTGGGTGATTTTAAGCATGCAGCAGCAGGAGAAAGATTTGGAACAAGTATTCAGAAACTTAACCCAAGAAACTTGATGTGGGCCATTTATAAGAAAGAAGTCAGGCAATTTCTGGATTCTCTTATTGCCTATGTTGTAATCGGAGTGTTCCTGACGAGTATAGGGCTTTTGACTTGGGTATTTCCTGATTCTAGTGTGCTTGTTTATGGCTATGCTGACTTAGAAACCCTTTTCATTTTAGGGCCTTTTGTTTTTATGTTTCTAATTCCTGCCATCACGATGCGAATGCTGGCCGAGGAAAATAAGACAGGAACCATAGAACTTTTGCTGACAAGACCTTTAAGTGATTTTCAGATCATAATGGGCAAGTTTTTAGCGGCATTTACCTTAGTTGCCTTCGCCATTTTGCCAACGCTTGTTTATTGCTATTCAATTTCAGCCTTGGGTAATCCTGTTGGCAACCTTGATGTGCCAGGAATTGCAGGCTCATATGTAGGCCTGATATTATTGGGGGGCGTCTTTGCAGCTATCGGTATATTATCATCATCATTGAGCGAAAATCAGATCATCGCCTTTATCATCGCAGTTTTCACCTGTTTCTTTCTTTACTCAGGGATTAGTTCCATGGCCGGGCTTTTCTCAGGAGAGTTGACACTCTATATAGAAGAACTCAGCCTGACACATCATTATGAGGCGATGAGTCGGGGCCTAATTGATACCCGAAATGTGGCGTATTTCATCAGTACCGCAGTACTTGCGCTACTTCTAGCACACTTAAAATTGGCTAGCCGATTTTTATCCTTTAAACCGAAACGAGTCAAGATTTGGCGGCAGTTTGCAATCAGTTTGGTGGTGGTTTTGGTGCTGAATATAGTGTCGGCCAACGCTTATCTAAGGCTTGACCTAACCGCTGATAAGCGTTTTACCTTGAAACCAGCGACTACCGAAATGTTAAACGCTTTAGATAAGCCTTTGACCATGGAGATTCTTTTGGCGGGTGACCTACCTCCAAAATACCAAAGGTTAAACAAAGCGCTTGTTCAAACCTTAAAAGAGTTTAATGAGAAAGCTGGAAGTAACATTAACTTCTTTCAAACGGATCCGAGTGAGGCCGCTAACGAACAAGAGCGACGCGAGAACTACGATTATTTGATGGAGCGACTTAGGCTTTCACCAACGCAAGCTATCTACAACGAAAATGGAAATCAGGTAAGGAGATATGTGTTTCCTTATGTGATTATGAATTATGATGGCCAGTCAGCGGCCGTAGAAATAGCTGGATCAGGAAAAGTTGGATTGACACCCGATGAAGTATTGAACCAAGCAGCCGAAAATCTAGAATTCAATCTTGCGGTTGGGATTCAACGGTTATCTAAATATGATAGAAAGAAGGTTGGTTTGATAACCGGCTACGGGGAATTAGATTCCTTAGATATAATCGGGTTTGGGGCTGAAATGGTCCAATATTTCGACTTAGAACCAATAGATATCAGATCGGTTGAAAGTATTCAAGGTTTTGATGCAATAGTTGTGTCTAAGCCGATGGAAAAATATCAGACAGATGATAAATTCAAGCTTGACCAATTTATCATGAACGGCGGAAAAGCCATCTTCCTGATTGATGGTTTAAGTGCCGAAATGAATCGAGCGGAAGGTGCCGGTACGATCGCTTTTCCGATTGATCATGGGCTGGACGATCTGCTTTTCAAATACGGCGTTCGGATCAATAAAAACTACGTACAGGATATCCAGAACTTCGGTCGTTTTCCTGTTTTTATCGATGATCAAGATAATCTCATTAACCTACCATGGCCTTTCTATGCTTCTATTAATGAGTTTGCAGAACATCCCGTTACAAAAAACTTAGACGCTGTTTATGCGAGAACTTTTGGTACCATTGATACGGTAAAAGCAGTGGGTATCCGGAAAACGCCTTTTATGTTTACCTCTGAAGCTACTCGCGTCATTGCTGCTGGTGGTAGAGTGGCTTTTGAAGACTATGCAAATCCCCCTGACCCTAGTCTATTTCAGCATGGCAAAGAAGCGGTGGCTTATTTACTAGAAGGTAAGTTCTCTTCGGTATTTAGAAACAGGGTGCTATCAAATGACAAAAAGGATGACTTTAAAGAGGAGAGTTTAGAGACCAAGATTATTGTAGCATCAGATGGAGACCTGATTAGGAACGAGCGAGACTTAAAGACCGGTGCTCCGATGGAATTAGGCATCAATCCGTTCGCCGATAGAGGCGAGAAAGTAATGTACGCCAATAAGGACTTTTTATTCAACGCACTGACTTATCTGACTGATGAGAATGGATTGATTACCGCGCGAGCCAAAGAGGTTACGCTCAGACCATTAAATAGATTAAAAGTTCAGGAAGAACGTGCCTACTGGCAAGTTCTGAATTTAGTGGGGCCACTACTGATTATTATCCTTTTTGGTGTGACCCGAGGGATATTACGCAAGCGCAAATACGGTGCTTTTAGTA